In the genome of Devosia rhizoryzae, the window TCCGGATACATCGTTGACGAAGACGGCATAGACCTGGCGCTTTTGAATGTGACCAGGCCATACCCTCCGCCACACAGCTAAAGCCCCTAACAATCATACAAGGAGCACTTCAGCGAAGTGCTTTGAGTAGCGTTGAGCCTTGCGGATGTAGGTTTCTGCCGAGCGCGACAAGCCGGCAATCGCGTCATTATCGAGCATTCGGATGACCCGGGCCGGGGAGCCAACGACCAAAGATCCGTCGGGGATTTTTTTGCCCTCGGTGACAAGGGCGCCAGCCCCGATCAGGCAATTCCGGCCAACTCGTGCGCCATTGAGGATTATGGCGCCCATGCCAACCAAGGTATTTTCGCCAATTGTACAGCCGTGCAAGATAGCGCCGTGGCCTATGGTACAGCCTTGTCCTATGTCCAACGGGAAGCCGATGTCAGTATGGAGGACGACGTTTTCCTGAACGTTGCTTCGTGCGGCAATGGTGATCTGCTCGTTGTCACCGCGCGCGACAACGCCAAACCAAACACTGCACTGAGCACGCACGATGACATCACCGATTAGCGTTGCCGTGGGCGCGATCCAGGCAATGGCGGGGTCGATAGCGGGCGCGGCGTTTTCTAAAGAATAAAGCATCGACACAGTCGGATTTTCAGGAGACAGTAAGAAGGGAAGGTGACCGCTAGCTCAGACCCGCTCAAGGCCGATCGCGATACCCTGGCCGACGCCGATGCA includes:
- a CDS encoding gamma carbonic anhydrase family protein, giving the protein MLYSLENAAPAIDPAIAWIAPTATLIGDVIVRAQCSVWFGVVARGDNEQITIAARSNVQENVVLHTDIGFPLDIGQGCTIGHGAILHGCTIGENTLVGMGAIILNGARVGRNCLIGAGALVTEGKKIPDGSLVVGSPARVIRMLDNDAIAGLSRSAETYIRKAQRYSKHFAEVLLV